The Rathayibacter caricis DSM 15933 genomic sequence ACGGTGGTGCTGCCGCTGCTGAAGCCCGTGATCGTGACGGTGATCGTGGTGCAGGCGGTGACCGTGTTCAACGACTTCACCTACGCCCTGTACTTCCTGCCGGGCGACGAGAACGCCACCGTGCAGCTGACGCTGTACAACTTCTCGTCGCAGTCGGTGTCGTCGTGGAACCTGCTCTTCATGGACGTGCTGCTCATCACGATCCCGCCGCTGGTGATGTACATCTTCTTCAACCGCCAGATCGTCGCTGGCATGACCTCCGGAGCCGTGAAGGGCTGATCCGAGGACGGGGCCCGCCCTCCTGCGCGCCCCGTCACGGGCGCGGCGGCCCGTTCGGGGAGACCGGCTCGCGCGGGCCTGCCTGCGGGGTGACGCGCACGGTCGACAGGACCTCGATCTCCGACTCCGGGAGGTCGAGGAGCAGGGCGGCCGCCGCGCGGGCCACGGTGTCCACCTCGCTGACGGTGGACGCCCGCACCGCGGTGCCGAGCTCGGGGATGCGCACGAGCCACGTGCGCCCGTCGCGCTCCGCGACCGCGGCGAGGGTGCGGACCGTCACGGGCCGATCCCCTCCGCCCGCTCCGTCCGGCGGCCGAGGGATCGAGGGGATCCCGGGTCCGGCAGGTCCGCGGGCCCGACGAGACGGCGGAGCCACGCGGGTCGGCGCGAGCGGCGGAGCGCCCGCGCCCAGCGGACGTCGGTGCGCGCCTCCTGCCGCGGGTCGAGGCGGTGGAGCACACCGCCGCGCGACTCCTCGATCAGGACGAGGGAGGCGGGGACGAGGTGGAGCCGCCGGGGCGGCTCGCGGTCGGGGTGCGGGTGGCCGGCGCGGGTCCGCAGCAGCTGCTCCAGGCGCTCGGGGTCCGGAGCCGACCAGGTGCTGACACCGGTGAGTCCGCCGGGCAGGGCGAAGCGCTCCGTGACGTGGAGCGGGAGATCGGAGGGGGACGTCATGGACAGCGCCTTCTGGGTCGGGGCCCGCTGGAGACGGGGCGGTCTGAGAGGAAGAGGGTGCGGGTCCCCGCGCCGGTCGGCAGCGGGGACCCGCGGTCGCGTCAGGCGCGGCCGGACCTCGGACGGAGGCGTCGGACCAGCAGCAGGCCGCCGCCGGCCAGCAGCAGCGTCCCCGCGCCGAGCACGCCCGCTCCACCGGCGACACCGGTCGACGCGAGGGTCGCGGTGGTCGCGATCACCGTGGGGACCACCCCGATCGGCGGCACGACCACCTCGGCGCAGGACGCCGCGGTGTCATCGGCGCACGGGTTGCCCACGACGGTGGGCGCGAAGCCCTCGGGCAGATCGTCGATCGAGGCGCGGTTCGGGATCGTCCACGCGTCGACGCCGTCCGCGACGGTGCCGGTGACGCGGAACACGGTCGTCGCTCCCGGAGCGAGGTTCAGGCCCTCGACCGACAGGTCCCCCGACTCCGGGCCGCCGTCCTGCGAGATCGTCACGTCGGAGAGGTGCGCGAGCGTCGGCAGGTCGACGACCGTGAATCCTCCGGCCGGTCGATCGCCCGTGTTGCGGACCGCGATCTCGAAGCCGGCCCGACCGCCGTGCGCGACCGTCCCGGTCAGGGCGGTCTTGACGATCTCGAGCCGGCCCTCGAGGGGCGGCACCGGGATCTCGGCGCAGGAGGCGGTGGGCTCGTCGGCGCAGGCGTTCTCGACGAGGGGAGGCTCGAAGCCGGTCGGCTGCTCGGTGATCGTCGCGCGGTTGCGCACCGTGAGCGCGTCGTAGCCGTCGGCCACCCGGCCGCTGACGTGCAGGGCGACCTGCCCGCCCGCCGGGATGCTGAGTCCCGTGACCGGCTCGGTCGCGGGCTGCACTCCTCCGGCGCCGTCCTCGATCGTCGCGTCCAGGAGGTGTTCGAGAGCAGGCACGTCGGTGACCGTCACTCCGGACGCGTCGACGGTGCCGGAGTTGCCCACGACGACGTCGAAGCCCGCCGCGCCGCCGTGCTCGGCCGACGGCTGCGAGGCCGTCTTGCGGAGCCACAGCCGGGCCTCGCCCACCGTGTGCGGCACCGTCGCGCAGGGGTTCGCATCGGTGCCGACGGTCGACTCGGAGGGCTGGAAGGGCGCCGATGCGAGGCAGGCCGTGTTGACGAGCGAGCGGTCCCCGTCTCCGCCGACGTGGAGGACGACGTCGAAGAGGAGCTCCGCGACCGTGCCCACCGGCAGGGTCCCCGCCGCCCAGGTGATCCGCCCGGTCGCGGGATCGACCGCCGCCGAGCCGTGCGAGGTGCGGATCGAGGCCTCGTCCAGATCGGCGTCGTCGAGCACCCCCTCGTCGAGGAAGTCCACGGCCGAGGCGTCCACCGCGTCGCCGGTGCCGTCGGAGGTCAGGGTCACCCGGTAGGGCACCCGGGCTCCGGGGGTCAGCGGCGCGTCCGAGGCGACCGACGAGGTCTTGCCGATCGTGACGTGCGGGGCCAGCGCCCCGAGGCCCGCCTCGGCGGACGTCCCGTCGGCTCCGTAGGCCCAGTCGTCGATGGCGCGCAGGTCCCCGTAGGACCCGTGCACGGAGTCGTTCGCGTTGGGCGTCCGGTCCTGGTCGGTGTCGTCGCTGCGCCAGCGGTGCACCCCTGCGCTCGAGTCGACCCCCTCGGCGCCGGAGGAGACGCGCGAGGTGACGGAGTAGCGCTCGGAGTTCGATTCCTCGAGCAGCGAGTCGTCCCAGTGGATCGCCGCGGGATCGCCGCCGCCGCCGGTGGAGCGCACGATCGATACGCCGCCGACCGAGGTCTCGGCGTCGACCCGGGTGAAGTGGAACTCGTTGGTACGGCCGATCGCGGCCCGGAACCGGACGTCGGGGTCGGTCGTGTCGACGGCGTCGCCGCGGCCGTCCAGGCCGTCCCATGCGACGGCGAAGGGCCCGGGCGCGGCGACGATCTCGGTCAGGTGGACGTCGCGCTCGCCGTCCCAGCGGCCGTCGCCGTCGGCGTCGATGTCGACTCCGACCGTGCCGGGCTGGGTGCCGAGCACTCCGGTCAGCGAGCCGGCGTTCGAACCCGAGCCGGAGCGCCGGTAGGCGAGGTCGGCGATGGTGGGCGCGGCGTAGGCGGGCGCGATCGAGGCGGGCAGATCGGCCGAGGGAGGATCGAGGAACAGCTTGTACGTCTGCAGTCCGTCGACTCCCGTGCGGCCCGACGGCTGGAGGTACTGCTCTCCGATACCTCCCGCCTCGGTCGACTGCGGCATCGGCACCGAGAGGTAGGAGGGATCGGAGGAGCCGACCCGCACGTTGCCCTTGTTCGTCGCCTGGAGCGTGGACGCGACTCCGTCGTAGTCGCGCAGCGTCATGTCGTAGCGCGCCCCCGTCTCGGTGACGGCGTGCAGCGTGAAAGTGGAGCGCCGGTCCTCGGCGCGCGGATAACTCTCGCGCGCTCCGGACTGGATCCCGTAGGACGTCGACCAGACCCGGCCCGCGATCGCCTCCCCCTCAGCCGACGAGACGCCGATGCTCCAGACGAGGTTGACCGGCGCGGTCACGTCGTCGTCGGTCACGCTCACCCGGAAGACGCCGGTCGCGTCGGCGACGAAGGATCCGCCCGCGGCGGTGCTCGGCGGCGCCCCGCGCGGGAACACCTGCGCGTCGAGCACGGTGCCGTCGGGCGCGGTGACCGCCGCGGTCCCTCCGCCGCTCTCCCCCTCGCCCGACCCCGAGCCGCCCTTCAGCGGATGCAGGTCGACCTGCAGCACCTCGCCCGCGCGCAGCCAGGCCGAGACGGTCGTGACGCCCCCGTTGGTCGCTCCGCCGTGCAGCAGGGTGTTGTCGAGCGTGGTCCGCGGAGGGTCGCCCGCCGCCGCCGCGGGCAGCGCCAGGGCTCCCCCGCCGAGCAGTCCGCCGACGAGCGCGCAGCCCGTCGCCGCGGTGACCGCCGCCCGGAGGCCGCCCCTCCGACGATCAGCCGGCCCCGATCGTTCCGTTCGACTCATCCGTAGTCCTCTCCTCAGCCGCTCGTGCGCATCCGCGCCGGCGACGGT encodes the following:
- a CDS encoding DUF11 domain-containing protein, with amino-acid sequence MSRTERSGPADRRRGGLRAAVTAATGCALVGGLLGGGALALPAAAAGDPPRTTLDNTLLHGGATNGGVTTVSAWLRAGEVLQVDLHPLKGGSGSGEGESGGGTAAVTAPDGTVLDAQVFPRGAPPSTAAGGSFVADATGVFRVSVTDDDVTAPVNLVWSIGVSSAEGEAIAGRVWSTSYGIQSGARESYPRAEDRRSTFTLHAVTETGARYDMTLRDYDGVASTLQATNKGNVRVGSSDPSYLSVPMPQSTEAGGIGEQYLQPSGRTGVDGLQTYKLFLDPPSADLPASIAPAYAAPTIADLAYRRSGSGSNAGSLTGVLGTQPGTVGVDIDADGDGRWDGERDVHLTEIVAAPGPFAVAWDGLDGRGDAVDTTDPDVRFRAAIGRTNEFHFTRVDAETSVGGVSIVRSTGGGGDPAAIHWDDSLLEESNSERYSVTSRVSSGAEGVDSSAGVHRWRSDDTDQDRTPNANDSVHGSYGDLRAIDDWAYGADGTSAEAGLGALAPHVTIGKTSSVASDAPLTPGARVPYRVTLTSDGTGDAVDASAVDFLDEGVLDDADLDEASIRTSHGSAAVDPATGRITWAAGTLPVGTVAELLFDVVLHVGGDGDRSLVNTACLASAPFQPSESTVGTDANPCATVPHTVGEARLWLRKTASQPSAEHGGAAGFDVVVGNSGTVDASGVTVTDVPALEHLLDATIEDGAGGVQPATEPVTGLSIPAGGQVALHVSGRVADGYDALTVRNRATITEQPTGFEPPLVENACADEPTASCAEIPVPPLEGRLEIVKTALTGTVAHGGRAGFEIAVRNTGDRPAGGFTVVDLPTLAHLSDVTISQDGGPESGDLSVEGLNLAPGATTVFRVTGTVADGVDAWTIPNRASIDDLPEGFAPTVVGNPCADDTAASCAEVVVPPIGVVPTVIATTATLASTGVAGGAGVLGAGTLLLAGGGLLLVRRLRPRSGRA